In a single window of the Notamacropus eugenii isolate mMacEug1 chromosome 4, mMacEug1.pri_v2, whole genome shotgun sequence genome:
- the JUNB gene encoding transcription factor JunB: protein MCTKMEQPFYHDDSYPAAAYGRGGAAALGLHDYKLLKQNLALNLAAAADPYRGLKAPGHGRGPGPEDASGAYFSGPPPPPQNEASAGPAGSLKLASPELERLIAQNSNGLITTTPTPPGQYFYSRSVTEEQEGFADGFVKALDDLHKMNHVTPPNVSLSSSSGSSGTAGPPAPPSSVYGPSALGPEPPPVYTNLTSYSSSGGSGGAGAGAAGGYPTATISYLPHGPPFPGGHPAAVGLSARAAGGAGPLAAFKEEPQTVPEARSRDGTPPVSPINMEDQERIKVERKRLRNRLAATKCRKRKLERIARLEDKVKTLKSENAGLSNTASVLREQVAQLKQKVLSHVNSGCQLLLAVKMQNF, encoded by the coding sequence ATGTGCACTAAGATGGAGCAACCTTTCTACCACGATGATTCGTACCCGGCGGCAGCTTATGGCCGGGGAGGTGCCGCTGCACTGGGACTGCATGATTACAAGCTGCTGAAACAGAATCTGGCACTCAATCTTGCCGCTGCCGCTGACCCTTACCGCGGCCTCAAGGCGCCAGGGCATGGTCGGGGACCGGGACCAGAGGACGCGAGTGGTGCCTACTTTTCAGGACCGCCACCTCCCCCTCAGAACGAGGCCTCTGCTGGGCCGGCGGGCTCGTTAAAGCTCGCGTCTCCCGAGCTGGAGCGCCTCATAGCGCAGAACAGCAATGGGCTCATCACCACAACGCCCACGCCGCCGGGCCAGTACTTCTACTCGCGCAGTGTGACGGAGGAGCAGGAGGGTTTCGCAGATGGCTTCGTCAAAGCGCTTGACGACCTGCACAAGATGAACCACGTGACGCCCCCCAACGTGTCACtgagcagcagcagtggcagctcCGGAACCGCAGGGCCCCCAGCTCCCCCTAGTAGCGTTTATGGTCCCTCAGCCCTGGGCCCCGAACCACCTCCTGTCTACACCAACCTCACTAGTTACAGCTCCAGTGGTGGTAGTGGGGGCGCGGGCGCAGGGGCCGCGGGCGGCTACCCTACTGCCACAATCAGCTACCTCCCCCACGGACCGCCCTTCCCCGGGGGCCACCCGGCAGCAGTGGGGTTGAGCGCCCGGGCTGCGGGAGGCGCAGGGCCGCTGGCGGCCTTTAAGGAGGAACCACAGACAGTGCCCGAGGCGCGCAGCAGGGACGGGACACCACCCGTGTCGCCCATCAATATGGAGGACCAGGAGCGCATCAAAGTGGAGAGGAAACGACTGCGGAACCGGCTGGCGGCCACCAAGTGCCGCAAACGGAAGCTGGAGCGCATCGCGCGACTCGAGGACAAGGTGAAGACCCTCAAGTCCGAAAACGCTGGGCTGTCGAACACGGCTAGTGTGCTCCGTGAACAGGTGGCGCAGCTCAAGCAGAAGGTGCTGAGCCACGTCAACAGCGGCTGCCAGCTGCTGCTGGCCGTCAAGATGCAGAACTTCTGA